A genome region from Carya illinoinensis cultivar Pawnee chromosome 2, C.illinoinensisPawnee_v1, whole genome shotgun sequence includes the following:
- the LOC122294515 gene encoding phylloplanin-like — protein sequence MASKSAVFVLLMVVVAVAAPVAVAQLGTVGRLLDRIRIQGTVFCSINATGTASPVFPNARVQLRCGIGDVVSSATTDRFGLFLMQFLPRQTLSSILAECNLFVITPLARCNAALPGVGVLRSPLQFIGNTTVGLINNINIVPTGFFLFNVTV from the exons ATGGCCTCGAAATCAGCTGTCTTTGTTTTGCTCATGGTAGTCGTTGCAGTAGCAGCCCCAGTAGCAGTAGCACAATTGGGGACCGTAGGTCGTCTGCTGGATCGGATCCGCATACAGGGGACTGTGTTTTGCTCTATCAATGCCACTGGTACTGCCAGCCCGGTCTTCCCAA ATGCTCGGGTACAACTGCGGTGTGGAATTGGAGATGTGGTTTCGAGTGCAACGACGGATAGGTTTGGATTGTTCTTGATGCAGTTCCTTCCCCGACAAACGCTCTCTTCAATCTTGGCCGAGTGCAATTTATTTGTCATCACACCACTCGCCAGGTGCAACGCTGCTCTTCCCGGTGTGGGGGTCTTGCGCTCGCCCTTACAGTTTATAGGAAACACTACTGTTGGACTTATTAATAATATCAACATTGTTCCAACTGGGTTCTTCTTATTTAATGTCACAGTTTga